In the genome of Notamacropus eugenii isolate mMacEug1 chromosome 7, mMacEug1.pri_v2, whole genome shotgun sequence, the window CATGAGTCACCGTGTGTGCATAGCTTTTGTGGGGGTCTCATGGGCTGTTGGCATCCTGCACTCAGCATTCCACCTGGTTTTCACAGTGAACCTGCCTTTCTGTGGGCCCAACCAGGTGGACAATTTCTTCTGTGACCTTCCCCTAGTGATCAAGCTTGCATGTTTAGACACCTATATTTTGGAGATCATGGTGCTGACCAATAGTGGCCTGCTATCCCTCATCTGCTTTATACTTTTACTGATTTCTTACACAGTCATCCTTGTCACTGTCCAACATCGATCCTCTAAGGGGACCTCAAAAGCACTTTCCACCCTCTCTGCCCATGTTACTGTTGTGTTACTTTTCTTTGGACCACTGCTCTTCATCTACATTTGGCCTTTTGACAGTTTTCCCATTGACAAGTTTATCTCTGTATGTTTCACTGTCTTTACTCCATTCTTAAATCCAGTCATTTATACTCTGAGGAATGAAGAGGTGAAGGCAgctatgagtaaactgaggaatcGATACATTTAGTCAGCACATCCCACCAGATGTCCTAGGATACTACTACGATGAAGCACCATCATTCCAGAGAAGTCCAAACTCT includes:
- the LOC140513131 gene encoding olfactory receptor 4K1-like, whose translation is MEWSNKSVVTEFILLGLSSSWELQLLLFFVFSVFYGAAVLGNLLIILTVVTDSRLHSPMYFLLGNLSFIDVCQATFSTPKMIADFLSEHKTITFEGCMSQIFFLHVFGGSETVLLVGMAYDRYIAICKPLHYMTIMSHRVCIAFVGVSWAVGILHSAFHLVFTVNLPFCGPNQVDNFFCDLPLVIKLACLDTYILEIMVLTNSGLLSLICFILLLISYTVILVTVQHRSSKGTSKALSTLSAHVTVVLLFFGPLLFIYIWPFDSFPIDKFISVCFTVFTPFLNPVIYTLRNEEVKAAMSKLRNRYI